The following nucleotide sequence is from Paenibacillus odorifer.
CCATGTTCTTTTCATTCTGGGGTCTATTTTTGGTGCGTGATCCGGAGAAAATGACCCTTGAGGACAAGAGTATCTACGAGAAGCTGATGGATGTTATTACACCGAAGGGTCCTGGGCAGTTGCCACTCTCTCATCTGAACTTCAGCGGGCTGGGACGAATGATGCTGGAGGAAATGATGGAGGAACAAGGCGCACCGAAGCTGATTCATTTTCTAAAAGGGGCTCGTAAAAAAAACATCAAATTCTATGCCTGCAAGCTTTCTGTGGAGATCATGGGCTTTAAGCCCGAGGAACTGCTGCCAGAGGTCGAAATCATCGATGCTGCGGCATATTTAAAAGATGCTTTAGAAAGTGATGTACAGTTATTTATTTAAAGTCTGACTAGGCTTTAACCCAATCCCCCATGCAGGCATATACTGTTGCCATAGAAACTACTGGCACGCCGAAAATACACCCCATTAACTTAGCACTGACGGCGTACGGGCTGGAGGGAATATCCGTGCTAAACATCATCCACGCCTCTTCTGCAGAGACGCCCGCTTCATTACAAGACCATTTTGATACTTTTCGTGGTCACACCATCGGCATTCGGCATCAGATCACCACCCCATATGGCAGACAACCGCTTCTGTATGCCGATTGGACCGCAAGCGGGCGCCTATATGAACCGATCGAACGCAAGTTGCAGGAAGCCTTCGGTCCCTACGTCAGCAATCCACATACAGATTCCAACACCACCGGACTAATCATGACGCAGGCTTATAATGAAGCTCGCCAAATCATTAAGAACCATGTAAATGCCGGCCCTCAGGATGTACTGCTCTTCTGCGGCAATGGAACAACAGGAGCCGTGAACAAGCTGCAGCGTATCATGGGATTAAGGCTCCCGGAATGGCTACAGGAACATAATAACCGCGCGCTGGAAGATCGCCCCGTTATCTTCACCAGCCATATGGAGCATCATTCCAATATTCTTCCTTGGCAGGAGGGGCTTGGTGACGTCGTTACCATTCCCGCCGGAAAGGACGGAAATATTGACCCCCAGCAGCTTGAAGACCAGCTGCGATTATACCCCAATCGCCGTTTCAAGATTGGTTCATTTACAGCTTGTTCTAATGTGACTGGAATTCAGACGCCTTACGCAAAGCTAGCGGCTGCTATGCATCGTCATGGGGGCGTGTGTTTTGTGGATTTTGCCGCCAGTGCTCCCTACGTGCCTATCAATATGCACCCACCTTCCCCATTGGAGAAGCTTGATGCGATCTTTTTTTCTCCGCATAAATTTCTGGGTGGGCCGGGCACAAACGGCGTTCTAATCTTTGATGAAGCGCTGAACAATGGACGTATTCCTGACGAACCGGGTGGAGGTACAGTAGCCTGGGTCAACCCTTGGGGAGGACGCCGCTACACTAATGCGATTGAGATGCGGGAAGACGGGGGAACACCGGGGTTTTTACAGGCTTTTCGCACGGCACTTTGCGTGAAGCTGAAGGAGCAGATGAATGGAAACGGTCAATATATGGTGATGAGAGAGCACGAGCTGTGTCAGCAATTATTGGCAGGACTCAGCGACATACCGGAGTGCTCACTGCTGGCCGGAGATCATACAGAACGTCATGGAATCGTCTCTTTTACACTGCGCGATATTCATTACAACCTTGCTGTCCAGCTGTTGAATGACCGTTTCGGCATACAAGCTCGAGGCGGCTGCTCTTGTGCAGGTCCATACGGACATTACCTGCTCGGATTAGGGTGGACGCAATCCGCTCAGATTGCCGGAGCAATCATGAGCGGCGACCAATCCTTCAGACCAGGGTGGATTCGCATCTCTCTACATCCCATTATGACTAATCAGGAAGTAGAGAGAATTGTATCCGCTGTAAGGAGTATTGCGACCCATGTCCAGCAATGGAAGCAGGACTATCTTTACGATACTTCCACGAACAGCTGGAATCATATCTACGTGAAGCATTCACCCGAGATGAAGCTCCAAGAACTCTTCACCGTGTAACATTCTAACTTATCACACGTTGCCCTTCACCATGTCCAAATCAGCAGCACTGGCATTGGAGATGACTTGTTCTACATTTTTGCAGCCCGGAATTACACTGGTTACTGCGGAATGCTGGAGGCACCAAGCCAAAGCCCACTGCGCCATATCCAGACCTGATGGCACTTCATTGGCAGCAATTTCTGCTACTGCGCGCAGCTGCTTTTGTCTTACATCCTCTTTATGGTTCGCTCGCACATCACCCTGAGCAAAAATCGCATCTGGCTTATACTTGCCGCTCAAATAACCACTGGCTAACGGAACGCGAGCTAACACACCTAATTGATGCTCGATGCACAGCGGAAGAATCTCTTCTTCAGGTTGACGATCCAGCCGATTATATACTACTTGTATGGCCTCTGCCTGCACATCCGCTGCCGCAGAGGTCTGATGCACCCCCGAGCCCGATGCACTGATCGACACGCCTAAATGACGGATTTTACCGGCTTGCTTCTGTCTGTCGAGCATACTCCACAGCTTATCATTATCGAACTGCTCATCCGTTCCGGAATGGAATTGATAGAGGTCGACATACTCTGTTTGGAGTGCGCGTAGGGAGTCGTCCAGCTGCTTAAGCACATCCTCAGCACGCCATAGCTGTTCCCGCTGCAAATGCCCTTGAAAATGATGGCCAAATTTCGTAGCTACAACCCAGTCCTCGCGTTTGCGGCGCGCCAGATA
It contains:
- a CDS encoding DsrE/DsrF/DrsH-like family protein, giving the protein MSKKINLLMFSGEYDKAMAGLILANAARDIDVEVTMFFSFWGLFLVRDPEKMTLEDKSIYEKLMDVITPKGPGQLPLSHLNFSGLGRMMLEEMMEEQGAPKLIHFLKGARKKNIKFYACKLSVEIMGFKPEELLPEVEIIDAAAYLKDALESDVQLFI
- a CDS encoding aminotransferase class V-fold PLP-dependent enzyme; protein product: MLNIIHASSAETPASLQDHFDTFRGHTIGIRHQITTPYGRQPLLYADWTASGRLYEPIERKLQEAFGPYVSNPHTDSNTTGLIMTQAYNEARQIIKNHVNAGPQDVLLFCGNGTTGAVNKLQRIMGLRLPEWLQEHNNRALEDRPVIFTSHMEHHSNILPWQEGLGDVVTIPAGKDGNIDPQQLEDQLRLYPNRRFKIGSFTACSNVTGIQTPYAKLAAAMHRHGGVCFVDFAASAPYVPINMHPPSPLEKLDAIFFSPHKFLGGPGTNGVLIFDEALNNGRIPDEPGGGTVAWVNPWGGRRYTNAIEMREDGGTPGFLQAFRTALCVKLKEQMNGNGQYMVMREHELCQQLLAGLSDIPECSLLAGDHTERHGIVSFTLRDIHYNLAVQLLNDRFGIQARGGCSCAGPYGHYLLGLGWTQSAQIAGAIMSGDQSFRPGWIRISLHPIMTNQEVERIVSAVRSIATHVQQWKQDYLYDTSTNSWNHIYVKHSPEMKLQELFTV
- a CDS encoding aldo/keto reductase yields the protein MKYRKLGSTGMNVSVIGLGTWQFGGEWGKDFTQAEVDAMLDKAGELGINLIDTAECYGDHLSEKFIGDYLARRKREDWVVATKFGHHFQGHLQREQLWRAEDVLKQLDDSLRALQTEYVDLYQFHSGTDEQFDNDKLWSMLDRQKQAGKIRHLGVSISASGSGVHQTSAAADVQAEAIQVVYNRLDRQPEEEILPLCIEHQLGVLARVPLASGYLSGKYKPDAIFAQGDVRANHKEDVRQKQLRAVAEIAANEVPSGLDMAQWALAWCLQHSAVTSVIPGCKNVEQVISNASAADLDMVKGNV